Genomic segment of Populus nigra chromosome 6, ddPopNigr1.1, whole genome shotgun sequence:
AACCCAGAGTGAACACACTTCTTGACTAACTTCACAAGCCGACACCTCCCTCCCCATACCTCCAATAATTATTACGCGTTTTCCTTCTCTATATAAAGCCCAAAAATCTTCATATGCAAACACGTACGTTGTAGAAaccatacaaaaaagaaaaaaaatgcaacgcCCATCATCATTCTTCATTCTCCTCTTTGCCTTTCTTTCGATCTTTTCACCTTTGTTGATCTCCTCTCAATCTCCACCACCGCCAAATTCACCTTCCAATGCATGCAAATCAACCCTTTATCCTAAGCTTTGCCGTTCAATCTTGACAACCTTTCCTTCATCTTCCAACCCTTACGAGTACAGCAAGTTTTCAGTCAAACAATGCCTTAAACAAGCAAAAAGACTGTCTAAAGTCATCGACTATCACTTAACACACGAAAAACAACTTTCCAAAATGACCCATGAAGAGTTTGGTGCGTTGCAGGATTGCCATGAGTTCATGGAACTCAATGTGGACTACTTTGAGACCATATCTAGCGAGCTGGTAGCAGCCGAGTCAATGAGTGATGTGTTGGTTGAGAGAGTCACGAGTCTGCTCAGTGGGGTAGTGACCAATCAACAAACTTGCTATGATGGGCTGGTTCAGTCCAAGAGTAGCATTGCCGGTGCTCTGTCCGTGCCTCTCTCCAATGTTACTCAATTGTACAGTGTGTCTCTAGCTCTGGTCACACATTCGTTGGagaagaatttgaagaagaacaAGAGGAGAAAAGGGTCTCCTCAAGGAACCGTGACAAGGGGGGTTCGTGAACCGCTTGAGACTCTTATCAAGGTACCATGGATttcaatttttgtgttttcctcTAAAGTTTAATGCTTCCTCGTGTTAATTAGCAATTGTTTATGGTAGATTTATGTGATTAATTGTAAACAAGGGTATTGGCCTACATGGGTTAGGTTCAAGTCTATGAAATCTCATTAGAGCTAAGCTTAGCTTAGGCTATTATAAAAAAGGAACAAAGAAGACTTAGCTTCGGCCATGGAGCCTCACACCTTTCTAGACTGGGCTATAAATACTAGTGCCTTTACCTAGGTGAAGATTCAACGCATGTGCACCTCGACCAAGAAACAGTCCACGTCTACTCTATGGTTTAGGTGGCCCTAAAGAGCAAGGGCGTggtgatttttaaaagtaattttttatgtaatttttagtttttaatgttaacgagttaagattataaaaaaatactaaaagaaaagtcaatttttttataataaaaaaaaaaacaaatccttaaaatttatcaaaggataattttaaaagtaaaaccaTAAAAGAAATGTAATTCAACTGGTTAGATCATGAATTTGCTTTCTAGAAATCATTAGTTCGAGTCTCATAAATCTCAGGGTCATTAGAGTCAtatataatcgttaatttcagagctcgtaaaattagttgagatgTGTACAAGTTGATCCGAATACtcacattaatctaaaaaaaaaaagtaaaatcataggTCTGTATTACCAGAAGTGCTTTGATTTTCTTcatggaagggaaaaaaagaagaagaaaatcatatgCTCAATTCCGTGGACAATTGAGCATAACCTGGACTCTAAAGTTTGATTCAATGAATATCACTCGAGAACAGAGTTAAAGATCTGAACAAACATTGCTTGCTCGAGTGACTTGATAGAACTGAGTTAAAGAACAGGTCAGCCCATCCTCATGTGGGGCTAGGTGGATCTGGTGAGATAAGTTTGTCTAAACTAGGAAAATGGCCAGCACACTTTCCTGACGACAGTACTGaatcaataaatttagaatCCATAACTCGGGGTTCTccttaaaatattattccaaccagatttttaataattctattgACTTAACCATGCTCgatcatataatatatataaaaatactgtACCGAATCTGAAAACTAGAGCCAGTAATCACTTTACGACTAACGTCACACACAGCAAATTGGCCAATGCAATGCTGAACTGCTCCAGCTGTCTGTGTTAGCACAAGTTGCTctgttaaaatcaaaattgagtcCACTTGGTATGGGATGCGTAGGTATAATGTTGACTTGACCATTTGAAGTTCGGCAATTCATCTACCAAGCTCGCAGTTGAAGTGATTGAATACGATTGAAATTGTTGATATTCTCTGGGGCCTCTCGAATCCTCCaaaagtaaaaaactaaaaattctcATGTCATATACTTAGACACATTGTTAAGAGCATTTCTGATTTCTTTAAACCTTTTAAGCTACTGGTTATTGCAACATCTTTAGATCACAAGTGGTGCTAGAGGGCATCCGATGCTGCCTGCTAGAAATAAATTACAAACGATGTGACAAAAATTTGCAATTAATATTGCAGTTGCAGACGGGATCTAATGCTAGAGGATATACTGTCATGCATGCCTTATCCATTGTCAGATGACCAGTTTCAGGGCTAAATTCATTGCGTCTCGGTGCGGAACTTGAGCAAACAGGAttgtttgagataaaaaaaaatattgaaaatccTAGAGTTGATTCGATTGAATTCGTAACCTTGTCATGTCACTCAAGTTTGGCTAACAATGTTCAGAACTGTTTGAAAAGAAATTCGACCTGGATCGGCGGACTTAGATCcgcattaaatttaatatttgttatctttaacaataataaattagttAGAATTAATAACGagtgtaaacaaaaaaaataaaattttagtgtCGGTGTGCCATGTATGATGGCAGGAGAGAAAAAGGTTTACTTCACATGTTTGGTCAATCATTTCAGAGCACAAGCACGCTATGCCAGAGGATGTCACATGTTTGTGTCTGCAATTGATAAATCTTTGTGTGCTTGAGTTTTCTCAAAGTCAAAACTCTTCAAATAGTTATTATAGCATGGCAGACCCGTTTATAAATTACATTCAATAGTTTATAACTAAAAAGTTGGATGAAGAAATCTTAATCAATGATTTGCAGGCTttaaggaaaacatcgtcctgCCATGAATCTCGCAATTGCCACAGGGGAGAACGCATCCTTTCTGATGATGCGGGGGACGATGGGATTCTTATAAATGATACGGTGATTGTTAGCCCTTACGGTACTGACAACTTCACAACCATTGGAGATGCCATTGCCTTTGCTCCAAATAACTCAAAACCTGAAGGTGGCTACTTCGTAATATTTGTTAGAGAAGGGATTTATGAGGAGTATGTTGTTGTTcctaaaaataagaagaatataGTGCTGATTGGAGAAGGAATAAATCGGACCGTCATAACGGGAAACCATAGTGTCATTGATGGCTGGACAACCTTTAATTCTTCGACTTTCGGTAAGCCAATGACCACTGAGTTTATAACTAAGGGGTGAGTTTTTACTGATGTTTAAAATCCTGACGAGTCTCGATTTTATGCTGCAGCTGTTTCTGGGGAGCGATTTGTTGGAATAGACATTACGTTCAGGAACACGGCAGGCCCTGAGAAGCACCAAGCAGTAGCTCTGAGGAACAATGCTGACCTCTCCACATTTTATCGGTGCAGCTTTGAAGCCTATCAGGATACTCTTTATGTGCATTCCTTGAGGCAATTCTACAGGGAATGTGATGTATACGGAACTGTAGATTTCATTTTCGGAAATGCTGCCGCTGTTTTTCAGAACTGCAATTTATATGCTCGCAAGCCAATGCTTAACCAGAAGAATGCCTTCACTGCGCAAGGTCGTACTGATCCAAACCAAAATACTGGCATCTCCATTCACAATTGCACGATTGAAGCTGCACCTGATTTGGCTATGGACAGGAACTCGACGGACAGTAACTTGACTTTGAACTTTTTGGGGCGACCTTGGAAGGAGTACTCTAGAACTGTAATCATGCAATCGTACATCGGAGAACTGATTCAGCCGGTTGGATGGCTAGAATGGAACGGAACTGTTGGATTAGACACCATTTACTATGGTGAGTTTCAGAATTATGGGCCTGGTGCAAACACTAGCAGGAGAGTGCAATGGCCTGGTTTTAATCTGATGAATGCTACACAAGCTGTGAATTTTACCGTCTACAATTTCACAATGGGGGATACTTGGTTGCCTTACACTGACGTTCCCTTCTCTGGAGGACTAGTTTGATTATAAATAGGGGCTTATTGCTTCACAATTTTATTCATTCTTAGTTGACACATCCTGGATTTCTTGTAATTCAGCGATAAGACAGATTGTGAGGATTTTatgatcaaattaataaaataaaatgtatttagCAGCAACTTATCTTGCCAAGAAATTTCATCGCTTGAGACTCTAGAATTGTTCCAAACTCAAGTTTCAATGAATCAACGTGTCATgtgaaaaggataaaataaattggTGTAGGAAAACAAcataaaggaaacaaaaacatgaaaggAACACAAAAAAGGAAGCGTTCTCTGCAAAATGTATCACAGTCAGAGACCAGGTTTGTAGCTAATACCAGTGCCTGTGAGCCACTCTTCTCCATGTATGAATGCCTTCACTGTAAATTTACTAGCTTGTTTATTGGTGATGGTTTTCAAGCCCTTCCATTTAACTCTGTTCTTTGTTGAAGCACCAGGCCCGAAATTCTCAAATTCAGAATAGAAAATGGTAGGAGGTGCTGTATTTCCTGTCCATGGCAACCATCCAGCAGGGTCGATCAAGCTCCCCATCATAGAACGCATGAATACAGTTGTTGAGTAATTCTTCCAAGGACGGCCAAGGAAAGTTTTGACAGAGCTCAAGTCGCCGTAAGGCCAAATGGTACAGTTCTGAATTGAAATTCCAGTATTTTGATTAGGGTCAATCTTGCCTTGTGCAGTGATGGTGTTCTGTTGGCCTTGCATAGGTTTCCTGGGTAGTATGCTGCTGCTTTGGATGACAACAGCTGAATTTCCAAAGATGAAATCAACTGTTCCATATATGTTGCATTCGCGGTAGAATTGCCGATTGGCGTGTGCGTAGAGAGTGTCCTGAAAAGCATCCATGCTGCATCTGTAAAAGGCCGACATATCAGCATTTGACATCAAGGCAACTGCCTGATGCTTGATTGCACCAGCTGTGTTACGGAAACCCATATCTCTAGCAATGAATCCCTTCCCAAACACAGCTgcagaaaaaggaaaatgagtATCAGCCATTTAGTTAATTCTAAGTTTCTAACCTCTATCCCCGTAGCTAAACTTTGGTTAGCATGCAACCATATTGGAGGATTAGTCCTGAACTTACCAAATGTTGCAGTTGAGAATGTAGGAGTTCCATCCACAACGTTCAGGCTTGCCGATACAATTGTTTCCTTCATTCCATCACCAATCATCATGACATTCCATTGCTTCTTCTCGACACGAACATTTTCGAAATAAATTCCTTTCTTCACATAGATCACATACCTCTTCTTGCTTTTTTCAGGAACATTTTTTAGGGCATCGCTGATTCTTTTGTACTTTCCAGACCCATCTTTAGCCACAACAACATCAGCCTTCTTCTTCAAATCTGAACTTTGAAGTAGTTTACGATCTTCTGGATGCAGCCACTTTGGCATCTCTTGGTCTTCGTAATTCATTAAGCGCCTATGGATGTTCACTGAGCTTGCAACCTTGGAAATCCAAGTGATAATTGCCAAGCTATTGCTAGTCAATTCACTTGAATTCTTGAGATAATCATGAGCAGTAGCCTCTAATTTCGTCTCCGAAAGGCCATCAATGCATGTTTGATAGCAAGTACCCGAAGTACTTAGCCAACTTCTTAGATCATCCACAATATCAATCACATTGACACCATGACCCGCTTCCAATGAGTTATCAAGATGGTCCAATGCCAAACTCAAAAGTTCTTGGCAATTTTCCAAGGCTGTAATTGTCATATTATCCTTGACACCATTGTAAAGCACCCCTCCATCCTTGGAGAAATGCTGAGAAGCTTTTGATAATTCATTCTTGGCCACTTGGATTGCCAATTTGAAAAGCTCCTCAGGTTGAAGCTGGTCTGGTTTAGCCACAGGAGCAAGGCTATTGTAACAAGAATCCTTGTACAATGTGACATCACAAACAGCTTTCACTGATGTAGAAAGTGACTTATCAGCTCCACCCTTCTTTGAGTTTCCACTAGAAGCGTGAGTCCCCAccacagcagcaacaacaatggCAACAAGAAGTATTGAAGAAAGGCTTATGATGGTGATTCTTTTCCGGGTTCTTCGACGAGCCTCGAGCCGTGCTTGCTCAGCCTCGTCAAGTTTTCCGTAGGCTTTGAGAGAAGACATGCTGAGCActctttgttgttgctgttgtgcTGTTTATGATGCAAGGAATAATGGTGGGTGGAAGAGGCTTTTATATGTTACCAAAAGGAGGTGGCATCTCTGTACGTGCAAGCACAAGGGGAAGGCAaagaattttttcaaatttgaaaatgtTGGGAGTGCTTCCCATGTCGAAGCATGGCGAGCTGTGCTCGTAATGCTTTCTGGTGTAGTTGTTGCCATGTACTAGCCTGTCTAATGCAATGACAGCACTTCTTTTTCTCCTTGGAGCTATTGCTCAAACATCACAGAACCATGgtctacttttttttaaaaaaaaaataattttaaataataatccaaACATTTTAAAGGTGATTTACCTTTATTAATCACCAACTTGATTGTATCAAcgaataattaaagaaaagtcAACTAGTATAAAAAGGTTTGAAGCATTCCATTCCAGGACACTTAAACTAATTTCTTGAGCAATAGAGTGATCTACTATCCCATTTGAAAGTTCAACTTTTCAAACCAAATCCAGGCATAATCTGATGAGCAAAATGAATTCCATGAccctttaaaaaacataataataataataataataataataataaaggctaGATGGTGGCTGATCGTAGATAGAGtaagttattaaatttgtcTTAGGCTAAAACCATTAAATAAGTTAAtctgatcaattaaaaaacagtattgttttataaatttttttaaaaaaactaaaattatattattttgaaaaaaatatattagattttaaCCATGTTGttggtcaattaaaatttttctcactcaatataatttgaaattcaatctGAAGCGAGTAATTAATTCATTAGACTACAACTAGATTgaataatatgtatatatatataaaaaaaaaaaaaaaaactagcccAAAGGCCTGCATTGCTTATGGGCTTATTGGAGtccaagaaagagaaagaaaaaagttatccGTGGCTCAAAGAAAAATGTTCTCCCAATTTAAACGGCTAGCTAccattatcttaaataaataaaaaggctaTTATTATATTACacccataaattatttaaaaaaaaattaaaagccaaCTCCTATGAAGCAGTTTGTGGCTTCCCATCCCAGGCTGCTACATATGAAATAATTTTCAGAGGGTTTATcgctaattttatttatttatatatttttcccgTATTACTGtggaaaatatttgtttaatggCGCTAGCTGAACGATCAACCACCGTTAcaacattataataataaaaataataataataataataattaaaagtcaACTCTTATCAAACAGTATGATGGCGACTGCAAGTATGGCGCTGGCACACCAAGAAATTAAGGATACGGAACTTTCAGTATAAGGTGTCATTTCTAGAAGCCCTGAATTAATCGTGATCTCCTGTGGCCTGAATGTTACGccgtaaaaattatttttaatattaatgtattaaataatatgaaaaaaattttaaaaaatcaaaatctttaattatttttttttaaatataaataaaaacaatcagaaTCAGGCTCTTACTGGATACTACCTCCCCCTCCTGTCAAACGTGAAGGGTACGTGGAGGGGTGGGTGTGCATATCctctataaagaagaaaaggggtATTGAGACTCTCTCTCGTCGACGAGGAGGGAATTTACTCTTCTCCTAGCTAGAAAACACCTTATTAATTGCcactaaaacaaattaagtatCAATTAATAGTTTGGTGTTGTATATTGGCAGATACCTCTCCATGGAATTTATTATTCAACCAAGTTCGATCGTCCAACCTAGTGAGCTTTCCATATTTTCCTGTTTCTTTCAAGCAGACAATTTTTTTGGCCAGCATTGTTGTAGACATATTATCCGCTTTACGGTCCAAGGGTTACTTCGTGGGAGTGTCTTTTTG
This window contains:
- the LOC133697562 gene encoding putative pectinesterase/pectinesterase inhibitor 24, yielding MSSLKAYGKLDEAEQARLEARRRTRKRITIISLSSILLVAIVVAAVVGTHASSGNSKKGGADKSLSTSVKAVCDVTLYKDSCYNSLAPVAKPDQLQPEELFKLAIQVAKNELSKASQHFSKDGGVLYNGVKDNMTITALENCQELLSLALDHLDNSLEAGHGVNVIDIVDDLRSWLSTSGTCYQTCIDGLSETKLEATAHDYLKNSSELTSNSLAIITWISKVASSVNIHRRLMNYEDQEMPKWLHPEDRKLLQSSDLKKKADVVVAKDGSGKYKRISDALKNVPEKSKKRYVIYVKKGIYFENVRVEKKQWNVMMIGDGMKETIVSASLNVVDGTPTFSTATFAVFGKGFIARDMGFRNTAGAIKHQAVALMSNADMSAFYRCSMDAFQDTLYAHANRQFYRECNIYGTVDFIFGNSAVVIQSSSILPRKPMQGQQNTITAQGKIDPNQNTGISIQNCTIWPYGDLSSVKTFLGRPWKNYSTTVFMRSMMGSLIDPAGWLPWTGNTAPPTIFYSEFENFGPGASTKNRVKWKGLKTITNKQASKFTVKAFIHGEEWLTGTGISYKPGL
- the LOC133697561 gene encoding probable pectinesterase/pectinesterase inhibitor 25, whose translation is MQRPSSFFILLFAFLSIFSPLLISSQSPPPPNSPSNACKSTLYPKLCRSILTTFPSSSNPYEYSKFSVKQCLKQAKRLSKVIDYHLTHEKQLSKMTHEEFGALQDCHEFMELNVDYFETISSELVAAESMSDVLVERVTSLLSGVVTNQQTCYDGLVQSKSSIAGALSVPLSNVTQLYSVSLALVTHSLEKNLKKNKRRKGSPQGTVTRGVREPLETLIKALRKTSSCHESRNCHRGERILSDDAGDDGILINDTVIVSPYGTDNFTTIGDAIAFAPNNSKPEGGYFVIFVREGIYEEYVVVPKNKKNIVLIGEGINRTVITGNHSVIDGWTTFNSSTFAVSGERFVGIDITFRNTAGPEKHQAVALRNNADLSTFYRCSFEAYQDTLYVHSLRQFYRECDVYGTVDFIFGNAAAVFQNCNLYARKPMLNQKNAFTAQGRTDPNQNTGISIHNCTIEAAPDLAMDRNSTDSNLTLNFLGRPWKEYSRTVIMQSYIGELIQPVGWLEWNGTVGLDTIYYGEFQNYGPGANTSRRVQWPGFNLMNATQAVNFTVYNFTMGDTWLPYTDVPFSGGLV